The sequence aaaaatgtagtacgTAGCATccttttttatcattattgtCATTCCATTTCATCTTTAAACACAGATAAATATTTgagatataataataaatactttcGTAATAGCAGGAACGAAAAGGAAATAAATTGACTCCCATAACGAATTGTTCCCAGCCACTAGAAGACCTTTATTTGCAATCTCACGAAACCTCTACTGCCGCTAAAACACCTAATCTAATCTTCATGCCACAAATCAGCGAGCAAACCGCAACTCCTTCGGCTGCGCATTCGAATTTCGCACGTAAGCTTTTTTCGTAATTTGTGAATTAAGACATGATTTATTACATTTCTATTTcctgcaaaattgttttttttttaaatcagaattatttATACCTACGATTCAACTTTAAGACTTAACACTTTCAACTGAGGGCGTGTCAGTTAACTTGGAACAagtttatttttggaattttcacgGATATCTCTTATaccgtcaagctcctcaaaatacccatttacagcttcgattacttcttcattgtccgcaaatctcttaccgccaagccattttttgaggttaggaaacagaAAANNNNNNNNNNNNNNNNNNNNNNNNNNNNNNNNNNNNNNNNNNNNNNNNNNNNNNNNNNNNNNNNNNNNNNNNNNNNNNNNNNNNNNNNNNNNNNNNNNNNaagctatctaaggatggtactatagaacgccacctcaaggtaggcctagtggcgccatctcttggtcaggccggaaacttatcaatccaccctcgtatagggTCTCAAAacacccataagtgaaaaattgggttttgcgagttttcgACGCTATTTTTTGTTTACGGTTCCTTTTACcacaaattgtttataatgcaATAAATATTGCTTTGTATTGATAGTTATAcgcttaaataatttgtttaaaacaattgattGTTGTCTGTgacaattttctttcagaatagaGTTGGAAAGTcgaaatttctccaattttttaagcttttcagttagagcccaaaaataaaattttaaacaatttattagcaTGTATAACAATGtttacttaaaataatgtttaaaatttgcgggttttctgcaatttttaatatcttttccacttttcacgtagtgaggtaataattaatgcaatgaatttttataaatatctttcggagatttcagaaaaaattcaacttgctAGCATTACTAAGAGTTGATAGTTATAAACACtaatgagttttttaaacaaacacttcgttgacttgaattaatttttactccactctaattgaaaacttacaacaaatttagaaacttcagaaaaaatcgcaattttCTGTCATTCTTCAAAAAtagtgttattaaaaataataataaattgtttaaagaattttcagggAGGCCACCCATCTGGGTGAACTGGGAGAATTCCCTTAACGTCtgcttaaattttgtttactgtGAAAATAATAGacataataagtaaatttatagaATCTTACTTTAGAAGGGGGCGGGGgtctaaaattcaaataatgatcccaaattttctaattaatggTGCAGATGTGCTGTATATACAgtaaaaccctttaatagccctcacTTCTATAGCCCATCTACgcattgacgccgcgccgcaggtaggtctAACAGTAGCTGCGCGGGGTgcacggggtctgcggttgtcactcaggcgtgaacaaacaaaagaggaatgggctataatgagttagttcctaccatccgtcagccccaaaatcggcgctatgtAAGAGTTTCACCGCGCGCGCGCGTGTTTGCATGTGTGTGTGTTaatagtttgtcataaggacaaccgcaggatttcgccgggagcgagtcATTAGCCAATGAAAGCtttgcacctccaagagcgccgatgataaggacaattagtttaactgaatattccgggtacaatcgtcgcaactcccttataaggtctctatacctctgttccttttcattctcctcagctatgatgttcttgtcagctagtgccgaaaattcgataacaaatatggttcgcttctcgaaggcaaggagaactatgtcagccctcgagtgtgcaacagaatcagttgtcgagaatataaagttctagtatatgcggcacttctcattctcgacaattgattatATTTCCTtatgagcatttagaggagcgatattaaggttaataccgtaagagtgacagagatggtaataaagtcctcttagtgccgcattgtgcttttgaatgttggtcgttcccgcatgagtaagacaactagatagtatgtgtgatAGATGTtgggagtgtgcatggcacgccctacagctatcatcgaaagtgtcttgactcaaaatgtggcgacgatatgttaagttagaaatgacaccgtctcaacatgcaaaaatgaaaccctccgtgccagacttcaatccggacgatttaaggaacGTAAAAATTAGCTCACACGAcactgactgatcctccacattttggTGCAGTTaagcccgagtgtttcagcagcctcctctgctactttgtacaaaaacgtcctttgcccacttcttcgtgcttcctgaccattttaagaagagggttttttccatttgcgactctatgtgctgtacccataataatcctgttgtaaagacattcaaggctcaatattccgcgaccaccttgacggcgtgagatgtggaATCGCGGaaaagaagacttaagatgcatgcttttgttcatgtgcatcacctttcttgtcccgatattaagggaTCTGAGATCGTTCTTCGTCCACGGAACCACTCCACATtaatagagtactactgggacggcaagcatgttcgttgcagatactttgtatCTTactttgtatctgcttcggagagtatcctttatagatgttacatcctgaaaGCGGCTctctggcacgcccaggtatgtataagtgtgTCCATCGCAAAGGTTGCTTATAGAGCTTCTATCGACGAtaggtcttcagggatgccattaagttttcatcgctttttttttgcattttgatcTTATCTTTAGTATGAGCCATATCAACCTGTCTATCAATTTCCTTCGAAAAACCTTTCTATCCCACATTAAAAATGAGTTAAGCATTGAAGTCataattaaccaattttaaatgGCAAATCCAACATGGCGACTAAAAATAACTTTCTGTGGAAACTATAATGAGAATCCAAACTTCTGGATATTTGATACGTGGCCTGATATATGCTCTTTTGAAAGTAAACTATTAATTTATTGTCTTATCTCGGGatcctctaaaaaaattttaagttttaatggcttaaattgaatcaatttctGTTTTTCCCGTAAGTATCATAAGTCACAGCACgagcaaaatttgagaaaaactcgGCGAGCACCGCCGACcgtgaagatttataatttttgtgggCTTAAGTTGAAGATAAAAGACTTTAAAGACTAATTTGCATGTCTTTGAAATTTTGGCTACAACTTTCTTAGGTCATGCCACGAGTTGAAATCGTACAAAATTCgagtaatacttgaatttttttttaaacttctcacgCATTATATTCTCtccaaaatgtcaaaaaatatccTTATTAGGGCTCATTTGATACTAGATTTAATAAGTTTTCaacggtttattaaaaaaagtttctcgtttaatttttgaatgagtAGTCACGATGACAAAGTCACGCCTATGCCAATGGCATCGAACTGGTGCTCGGCTCCGGCCGGCTACGACATCACTGCCAAGAAGAAGGAAaaggaggagaggtatcaagaTGTCAAAAGGGAGCTGCAACGACACTACCGAAAATATTCGATTGAAGTAATTGTCCTTGTAATGGGTTCTCTCGGAGGTGCGaagctatcactggttcgtaatCTTAGTCATAGtggttcaaaaatattccaaggcacttgcgagatggatgccGAAAGCTATCATCCTTTGATCGCTTCATATCTTCAAGACAGACGAGGGTTTCGCCAGCCTGTCTttgtgatttcatcgtgcccTGTGACCACCATCTCGCGGTAGTAAGCTGTGGCCATAGGTTTGATTTTccgcggttctactgggagccgGTGTCATTTTCAAATTACGGTTGCTCCCAGTGGGGACCAGCGGTGGTTTTTTAGccctttttaaaatgatattgtatattttttagttgaccaAATCTTTTGAATACATACTCATTtaggatttgttaaaaaatataatttttcaatttttcttttctagcaaaaagagACCACAAGGGCCAAATAAAGAGACAGGGGCCAAGGATATTATTAGACAAATATGCTATGTCAAAAAGTGCTGCAGTGATCCTGCCCCAAGTGACTGGCGGGGTTAGTTTCtcgttttcgaaaaattgcactGAGAATTCAGTGACGTGTGTAGTATCAGTGAGTTGTCtaattataaaagtttcttttCCCTGACTCTATGATAGTGGGTTAAAATCCTGCGGGTTTAAATGAACTCTGGGGGGAACGATACACTCAACGCACTGATGTTTGTTGATCTAAACCACCCCCTAAGAATTCGGCCCACTCTTACTAAAGATTGTGCCTATTAAGGTTATAAGTAAAAAACAATCACGCGAATGTTTGGACactaatatatttctgaaaaaaaagaattgtggaTAAAAAGTGTGGAAAACTAAATGCTATACGGCAAagaatcacatgcccttaagaccgGTCTTAAAATGCGTCTTTGAACACCCCATACAGCATcaaacaatcaaaataaaaatctagataAGGAAAACTTTCTGCGCATGTAAACGGAACACTCTTAACGAAAAAATCGCCCTAATAGAGCGTTTCTAATGAGGAaaaaaaataactcaaaaaaaaaaaaaattcagaacgaAAAAAATGCCCGATAAACgttgtaacaaaattgtagatacgCAAAACTTTCTGCGCAAAAAAATTCCTAACGAAAAAAATTGGCCTAATAGAGTGTGCCCATTGAGACTGGTTGTAAAATGTGTCTTTGAACTTcccaaaaaacattttcaaaaattaaaaaattaagatgatGAAAACTGCCTGCGCGAAAAAAACCAAATAcccttgaagaaaaaaatgatcaaaatctcCGTAATACAGTGTGCTGATAAGACCGGTCTTAAAACGCGTCATTAGATACCCCGAACAACAAATTAAGAAATAGAAGCAAAAATTCTAGATGAGCCAAGATTCCTGCGCAAAAAAAGACTCTTAACGTAAGTGAATCGCCCTAATCGAAAGCGGTCATTGATAAAAATCGCGACAGGAACCTAAAATTAGAACaggctttgttaaaaaaaaagttaagagtttaagcaattaaaaaagtcAGTTATCGGGTTTTGAATGACTaatctttttattactataattaaaatgagatttcgataaaatccttttaaaacactatgtatttgatttttttcagaattttatatccATGAAGTCCATTCTCGGCAAAAGTGTTGGTCATCCATTAATTCTGTACTACAACCCGTCAACTGTGTCTTTGAACTTCCCGCAAAATATATCCcacataacaaaaaaattgtagatgAGCGAAACTTCTAcgcaatcaaaaatattaatgacaATAATCGTCCTAACAGTGTGTCCATTGAGACAGGtcctaaaatatgtttttgaactCCCAGAAAAACgtctaaaaaatcttgaaattaaagatgATGAAAAATCTCtgcttaaaaaaaacaaataccattgacaaaaaaaatcaacCCATTGAGCACGTTCTTACAATGCGTCATTAGATACCCcgaacaacattaaaaaaatttagcaaaaattgtAGATGAGCAAAACTTCCTGCGCAAAAAGAGAACAAACACTTATAACGAAAATAAATCGCCCTAATAGAGCGTGGacattaaaactgtttaaaatgcaTCTCAGTACACCCTGAacatcaaaaacttttttaaaaatcctgtccaaaaaaatgccttttaacgaaaaaaaatcagtaACATCTTCCTAATAGTGTCACAATGGACACATTCTATTAGGGCcatctttttcttttaagattgtttgcttttttttgcaCAGGAGGGACGATGTCCTCGCGGGTAGTTTAGATCAATAAAGATCGGTGCTTTGACTTTGTTCTTTACCCTAGAGTTCATATAAACATGTTCGGCACGTCTTAGAATgattaattataacaaaattcattttgCGCAGACGTTGCGTAGGATTTCATTGCGCTCGCTAAATCTGTATAACCGATTAGATAAAAACAATTTACTTCATTTTTCAGATCGATAAACAGGTTATAACGGCTAAACAAGGAAAGACAGATGCCGAAGCCCAAGATAACGCATCTGAGGATGCTCTGAGGCTAATACTTATACGTAAATTATATTCAGAGTCGGGATCAATTCCTTGGATGATTTATGGTGATTTCGCTAAATACAAAATGTTGAGAGACTGGGGTCTCGTAGGTATTCAACAACCTATTCCACTAGAAGTTCCCAGTCAACGAAAAACGGCTAGAAAAAGTTTTCCTCGAAAATCGTCGTTCGATAGTATTTAAAGCTCAGAGTATATTTCAGTAAGTAACTaacaatgttatttattttttatgaaaatcgtccCTTAGGAAAgagcaattttcttttattttctatcGCTTTATTTAGCcaagtttaaaaatgataaaaagtcgTACGTTCCAAtgctgattattttttataagtttaactATGTTCTTCCGTATaagaaacattgaactatttttaaattttgagtaggAATAAAATTATCTTACTTGCACCATTGAGTTTCTGCTTGAATTTTTCTATGTGAAACAATGATTAATCGAAATTAATCATATGTATTACGaaagtattatatttgtttatgagAAAGATGGTAGTTTGTACTGTTGTTAGGATTCTGGAATATTACGTGACtcgttatttaaagaaaatttatcagTCTATTATACTTTTGTAACATTGAtaagaaaaataagtaaatttgttatcaacagaaacagaattgtttcaatttttcttcctgccaaacaattttcttaatatattaatttgagggctgaattttttaagaacttgaaCGTTAAAACTTATTAAATGTGAGAGCAACGTAAGATTTaagaagtttgttttaaaaaatagtgaaatcgATACGATTCAATTGAGCAATTTTACAgtttgaagtaaattttaaattgttaaattttaattactaattatAAAATCGTTCAACTTGAAAGGCTTCaaagtaacaattttaatttttcagtatttttgttattatttaattgagaacatttatattatgaaattttacattaaaatatacaacattttttgtttcaaatttctcaacATTGTGTAATTTAGACACCAAGGCcttgttatttgaagagtttttaaatcaGAACGTTCAAAACTGAAGAATTTGAGGTCGAATCttgatcaaataaataatttcaaatgttttaaatctttaatcctTAACGGTCACATGCCGTCTCTCACCGCACGGACTTTCCGATTTTTTCCCGATTGTCTacgttttttatttcaagtatttttttgttaatagttaaattatcactgAGGCTTTGGAGATATTTTATTCCTATTTTGTATTGACTCAACAtcagtcataattttttttcagccaaaatatctaaatttatttttggaggTTTGACCATTAAGGGTTAATAttaaaaagcatttgaaatacaagaacttttaattgaaagtgcggaataattttaaatggaaacatTGAAGATTGtctgctttaaaatataaatgtctaaagttacaatataaaaaataaaagccttttaataaatgttattatttttatgatttcggaatgatcaaaatttaataatttcatatacagattaaaaaaaaataggacaAGTTCACATTAGGAGCTCTTGAATACTGATAGCGagttaaactgaattatttgggattaatgttacaaaattattacattttatagaaagacatttttttataataacggttaaaatttttaacgcaatttttagattcaaaaatgaacctttttgcaTCAAATTCAAAtcgttagaaatataaaattaaaaaattaaaacctcttAATATTGCATTAAACGATTATGAATTAGTCATATTCAACATTAGACATACTAAGATTGAAATTTCGTGAATCagacaattttaaatatctataattgtacaatttctcaattttaaacttaatagttgaactttttgcGATGTTtctcttttaatctgcaaaaatgtttcattttaaacgTTTCCATGTTGAATAAAAtccgtttaaaaatgttttataatcatatttatttgtgttttacgatctcgaaataaaaattattcaattttaatggtttttgttttgaaatttttaatttgaagattatctaattttaaaaacttaaattcgtACTGTATCGATGGTTTGATGTTAAATTTGTgcaatattgaatttgaaatttagaattgCTCCACATTAGgttctttaatttggaaattcTGTTTCGAATACTTCAAATTATAAGTTGTTTAGTTCTGTGAGTGACTACCTTAATTTGAAAGtgttaattatccaaaatttaaagcattgtagttcgaaatcaatttgaaaaatccaatttgGAAGAACTTAATATTGAAAAAGTCGAAACTGAAAGGTAGTCGAagccttatttttgaaaataaaatcaaagtaaaGCGTATTCAAATtagaaagaataaaattgaaaataaatatatcccGTCATTTGAAATTTCGCAACTTTCATATCAGATTATATAATGCATTTTAGTGGGTTAATCAaagtgtaaatataaataaataaagtgggacgatggtcgtgggggcttaagtgtaggctttggacccaccccgtcggcttgcgggttcgattcccgctcacactctggaagagcctcggcggcccatgcggtgaacactagcctagcaagggcgTTCTTCATctctggagagtcgtgggaccgggtacctctagagaaaaaggttctctaagtacttaaagctgttgctcttggtggttcggaacccaccttaaactgtaggcccccctccctctaccaagtaagtgtgtggaggtgtgtaaaggaatagggaagaaggtgcaaggaaaatgtaaacccttaggggacacattagaagcttccactaatataaataaattaattaattttaatatgtataaaaaatatatgataaaaataattaataaacagatGCAAACGTCCGATTGAAACTGTGTAGactatttccaattttgaaataattttaaatcaatagatTCTTTCATTACATTTCAAATTCTATTAACCCTTTCAGGGGCAGTGGTACATATATGTACCACctgttttcttgtatttttttcaaatgctaagTATAGTTTACAGTTTCCAGCATGTTTACCTTTATTCTCAGACTTTTAGGGATACATGCTtcgtaattatttgaaaaaatgtgtaaaattgtttattaatacatagttataaacaattgaaatccaaaaaacgcgtttttaaaaataaattcggctatactcaaaccgaaagtcgtagagatttgaaattttttccaaacatttggCATGTTATgtcataacatatatttttttcaaaattttcggcacgctagttttttcgaaaaaaatttgaaatatatcaaaaatggAAACTTGTAACGTAtgtgtaattaattgttttttgtgaTACTGTATGATTTTTTAAGGCCGCTAATTACGATTCTCATGCCAAAATTCATGATGGCGGATCCAAAAATGGCGACAACATTAGACCAAATTCGCGCGTTTCCTTTGTGACAGAAAAATTTGCACCTAAAAGGGTTAAGGGGGTATCCCTATATAGATCGCAGAAAATTGTTTGTAACAAAACTACACAATGTTTCCATCTCAAATTTGGACTGATATTTATTGACGTttcattacaataaaataaaattttttaatgcaaaatgttgATAAACAAATCCACCATGACACGCGAAAGTTGACAACTTTTTCCTCCTCTGGTTTTATGGGCAACGCCATCGGTCCTGTGCTTCTCTGAAACATTTCAATCGGTTCTTTTTGTTAAGATGTATACCTCGTtcatatacctattttcaaagcttggacaaattatttcacaaaattacaacaaaattttcgaaaaaaaatttttattgtttatgcaaataagtggttaaataataattttacacaaaagcAAAGACGTATATCAACAAGTCAattaaattgtcttaaaaataGCGTTTTTTGGATAAGTTGAAAAGTTGCTGAGTTCCCGTGCCCATAAACTCGGAAAATCGGAAAAATCTGATTTCGAGATAAACACGTTGAAAGTCCGAGCGCGCACCTGCCTACGTGCTCCGCGCGCTGATGGACGTTAGGGAAAATAGCCGTAGCAGCTAAGTGGCtctgaatttttgtctaaaattttaacagagtacTCTTGAAATTGTATACTTTCGATTTGTAccagaaaaaaatccattttcaatccattcaagttgacattttttcaatataaaatttcagagtgctaaTATTaagctttgaacgttacaatttttattgatcaattcaaaaaattttaatttgtaactgatagtgttgaattttgttgtacaaataataattgaacaattactaatttaaaacgaaataatttgaaataattgtttagttaaagattcatcatttgaattgaaagttcatcttttttgtttaaaattgaactatttcagttgaacattcattattttagttgaaaaatcataactttgtttgaaattgtaactatttttttttaatttattaaaatggcCATCTCGAAATTTGAAAAACAGGATCTGGAAAAATGATCAATTAGAGGGAAATTTGAATAACCttgttctaaaatttataattaatcttcttcCGATATAATCATTTTCTTTTGCAATCATCATCACTCATATTCCTATTATCTTCCACCTTACCATACAACCGGTTATTTCATAATCTTTCACTACTTTTTTTCTTACATTCTCTCTCTTCGAGCGTATTCGTATTTTCTTACCCTCTCCTCTGCTGCTTCTTCACATGTATTTGTGAGCATCTCTACCGGCTTTTCTGGCGAAGCAGCAACTCTCTGGGGGCAACGAAGTCACTCAGTCTTGGTGAGAACTTGGTTGAGTTTAGCTGATACGTGGTGCAACGATTCCTAGAAAAATGGTAACTCAGCTGTGTACACTGTCCCTTCTACTAGTTTTTGCTCAAGGCAAGCCAGTGACCTACGACCAACGTCAAGATGGAAGTTTTAATCTTCACGCACAATTAGACAACATCATGATCGTGATTGCCACT is a genomic window of Belonocnema kinseyi isolate 2016_QV_RU_SX_M_011 chromosome 8, B_treatae_v1, whole genome shotgun sequence containing:
- the LOC117178147 gene encoding uncharacterized protein LOC117178147 isoform X1; the encoded protein is MSTRPEKIVAETSQKMSSDKQSDSESSDDCFVPGSLKREASKDIWKLKNVQERKGNKLTPITNCSQPLEDLYLQSHETSTAAKTPNLIFMPQISEQTATPSAAHSNFAPKRDHKGQIKRQGPRILLDKYAMSKSAAVILPQVTGGVSFSFSKNCTENSVTCVVSIDKQVITAKQGKTDAEAQDNASEDALRLILIRKLYSESGSIPWMIYGDFAKYKMLRDWGLVGIQQPIPLEVPSQRKTARKSFPRKSSFDSI
- the LOC117178147 gene encoding uncharacterized protein LOC117178147 isoform X2 yields the protein MSTRPEKIVAETSQKMSSDKQSDSESSDDCFVPGSLKREASKDIWKLKNVERKGNKLTPITNCSQPLEDLYLQSHETSTAAKTPNLIFMPQISEQTATPSAAHSNFAPKRDHKGQIKRQGPRILLDKYAMSKSAAVILPQVTGGVSFSFSKNCTENSVTCVVSIDKQVITAKQGKTDAEAQDNASEDALRLILIRKLYSESGSIPWMIYGDFAKYKMLRDWGLVGIQQPIPLEVPSQRKTARKSFPRKSSFDSI
- the LOC117178147 gene encoding uncharacterized protein LOC117178147 isoform X3 is translated as MSSDKQSDSESSDDCFVPGSLKREASKDIWKLKNVQERKGNKLTPITNCSQPLEDLYLQSHETSTAAKTPNLIFMPQISEQTATPSAAHSNFAPKRDHKGQIKRQGPRILLDKYAMSKSAAVILPQVTGGVSFSFSKNCTENSVTCVVSIDKQVITAKQGKTDAEAQDNASEDALRLILIRKLYSESGSIPWMIYGDFAKYKMLRDWGLVGIQQPIPLEVPSQRKTARKSFPRKSSFDSI
- the LOC117178147 gene encoding uncharacterized protein LOC117178147 isoform X4 — encoded protein: MSTRPEKIVAETSQKMSSDKQSDSESSDDCFVPGSLKREASKDIWKLKNVQERKGNKLTPITNCSQPLEDLYLQSHETSTAAKTPNLIFMPQISEQTATPSAAHSNFAPKRDHKGQIKRQGPRILLDKYAMSKSAAVILPQVTGGIDKQVITAKQGKTDAEAQDNASEDALRLILIRKLYSESGSIPWMIYGDFAKYKMLRDWGLVGIQQPIPLEVPSQRKTARKSFPRKSSFDSI